aTATATAAGATTTTTTGTATGTGCCCTCTTTTGTTTGTGAACACCTAAGTAGAAATGTATTTCCTACACTAAAGACTTATTGTTTCTTCAGTAATATTTGTTTATCAAATTGTTTTGATGTTCTTAGGTTCATACGTGATCCTGACCATCACaattaaaacatattattaaagTTAAGTCTATGACTACAAATCAAAAGTAATAAGAACCAATGCACCAGACAACTCCAACACCCAACACATTAGTATTATATTTGGAAGAATGGCTTACCTTTTTAATTCTGAAAGTCCGGACTCAATTGTTTCCTGTTTTACTTGAACCTTCTGAGCACtacttataatttttgttaaatcttCCTGgcgaattttattttcttctgaagacGAAACCTTCCAAAAAgcaaatttagaaaatcaaaaataCACGGCACACCCATGATTATAATTCAAAGCTTCCCTATTATAAGAATTTTTTGTGATCTACTCAAAGGGAGATTTTGTTCTAAAAGCCCAGGGTGGAATTCTAGGAAAAGAATACACTTCACAGCTCATccagagagaaagcaagaaataatcagaaaacaaaacaaaaaaaaaatttctttaagtttCCATGAGCAGTAACAtcttagggtttttttctttttcttctgccaAATTCCCTGTAAATTTCTCAAGCCTTTTTATTACCACATTccacttttaattaaatttatacagTAATGGCTACATGGCAGgtcattttctttcatggtttACAGCCCTTTTATGGATTtagtaaaaatatcttatttcagCAAAAGatattcattcaaaaatgtaACAATTAATGCCTATCATGTACAAAGGACTTATTCTGTACAATGGATATATAtcagtaaacaacaaaaaaagtcctACAGTGAGGACTTTTTTTCAGTCAACACAGGAATGAACCTTCCTATTATAATAATGACTCTTCATCCTCAATCAGAATGTTGTAAGCATTTTCCtttcatcaagaaaatgaagaatgagcTCTCACTACAGATGAACACAGGGAAAGGTGGAGgatagaaaatttaattaaagttttattggtCTGATTCATTCTAACAAAGAACACCTGTGTATTTTCTGTACATTCTGCATTACAATAGCTAAAACTGCTCATTGGTCAATCATACATGTCAAAATCTTGGCTAAATAATGTTAACAACAACTCACCTTCCTTTTAATGTTCTCCAACAAGTCATCCTGGCCTTGTTTGAAGTAAGGATGCTGAAATTCAACAGGACCATCTCTTTCCTGCTTTACTATTCCAGAGTCAGTATGTACTACTTTACGGAAACCATCtgaaaaagattgaaaatttaCTCAGACTGGAATTAGACAACAGTCAAAAAGGCACACTGCTTGTGTGGAATTTTCCTTTATCagcttaatgagaaaaaaatggtttaatcAGTAATTGGTTAGCAGAACAAATAAACTGCTGTCCATACTTACACATATTTAGTTGCCTTACAAAGCTTGCCATGTTATTGTGCTTGAAGTATTTTGGAAGAATTTCTTTTGCAAATCTTTGTTCATCCAAGACCAGAAAACTTTGGCCATtctaaagaaaaccagaaaaggtCAATTAGTTAAGGTTCTCTGGCACACTCATATATATGAATCCCAAACCTGTCCTGACCAGTCCTTCCATGATACCTTCAAATCAAAATTCTATTCCTGATAatggcaacaacaacaaattgcAAGTAAGTGCCAAACTgcaattaaattttttgataTCTACCTGACACCAAATACTGCATTGTATCATtagcatttcctttaaataagaaaaatagaccaTTTCTGCTATCtgtataacaataaaataaataagataaattaaaaggaaacacatTTTATCAGTATCTGTAGTAGACACTATACTAAGATGCACTGATTACAAATCAACTGCAAAACTCTAAGCTATATGTTTACTACATTAACACTGAAAGTTAACAGTGGCCAGGTGAGGGggcccaagcctgtaatcccaagattTTCTCTGTGTAACAAAACAAGCAGCTATAGGCAACATATAAATAGACTGATCACGGCTATGTTCCGATTAAATTCATAAAACAGATGACTGGCATTTGGGCTGTAGTTTATCAATCCTTGCTCAGAGTTCTAAATGTCAGATTTCCAGTAAGTTCCACCAGTCCAACACAAATGACTTCTCTTCCATTCAGTGAAATATGGCCACACTTTCCCCAACAAGGCCAGGATCCTAGCTTTGAGGGAAGTGTCCCTACTATGGCATTATCATAGCTATACCAACACTGCCTGTTCCTACTAACTACTCCTATATTCTTTAGAGTTTTCTTTACTCCAATTCCTATGAAATAGTAATTCTATTAAACTTTCCCTATTGAAAATATTCTGTGGATGTTGTCTTTTGATTGGATCATAACTGACAGACTGTTAACCTGTTTGCTCTCCTTTATGGTACTTATCACTGCTCAGTTATTCATATTGGCTTATTTTATCTATCAGTACCTTCTACTAGAATGTAAACTCCACGAACAAAAGCACTTTGGTTCACTACTGAATAAATTCCTAGTACCTAGCATACTGGGCATTAACAGGtccacaacaaatatttatgattaactTACTAAATGAATCTTTAGTTCAATAAACTCAATCATATCTGTCGAATCTCAACTCTTGGATAATATCAAATAAAGATGAAAGTTTCTTATTTGAATTTGCATTGTCTTCCTCACACAAAGCCCTCATTCACTCCTATCATTCTGTGTCTCTACTTTGGTATTCCTTCAGTCTCtactctaaaattaataaattacatcTTTGAGTACAAAAATTCTACCTTATTGCCATAAACCCATGAGGCTCAAGCAATTCAACAGTGAATTCTCCCTTCTCCCTAAACATTTTACAAGGGTCAGAAAGCCATTACTGAGTGGGACAAGAGATTGGTACCTTCTCCTCCATCCTTACCCATAAATGTTGGCAAACTTTCCAAAAGTAGTCAGTAGCCATTGCTAATGCCTAAATTAAACTTTTGGCACTCTTAGTGTAGAATGCTCAAAATGTTCTTACAAATAATCTAATACTTTAGGATCACTGAAAACAATTTCCAGAATATAAATGTGCAACTTTAACAAGTCTGTAACTTCTCAATGTTCACCAATTATTTCTTAAGTCTTTAACTCCTCttttacatatacaaataaaaataatttgcaaatgaGTCTTCCAACTTTTTTGCAGGCCCATCTAACTTGGATTTTACCCTTACTTTGCCATGTTTGTGTTTCACTCTAGAACATCGAAACAATGCAATGGTTGCCAGGATATTCAAATTCCTTCAAAACAGCTAGAAAACACTACAGTTTTCTGGTTTGCTCCCTCCAACtcctatttctttattcatctgtgcTGATTTGAGAATACTAGAGAATTGCCAAAAGGCACAAAAAAGTGGAACAAATGGGTATGAGGCCTCTAGTGAAATCGTGCATCCTTCTCAAGCAATTTGAGAAACAGAGACAAAGGTAAGAACACTGACCTTATagtaatttccttcttttatggtACTTTATAATAATTATCAACAGTCAATAGCAGTAAAAGCTGTTCTTCACTATCAATGACAAGAACTTTCATTTAACCTCCATAACCTCTTGTCTCTGTATATCAGGTTTCCCCAGTTTCTTCCTAGCTAAACATGTGTCCTTCTCTTTaggatatattacatttaaaaacatgctTTAGGTTGTCTGAAAATACTATCTCTTTTCTTGACTGTGGAAATAAATTGTTTACCTGAACAAAGAACTATTATATGAAATTTTGAAGTTatgggaaatgtttaaaaaaaaaaagacaactttttGTTTGgggagagaataaaggaaaaactgaaatatgtatagtgtgtttttcttaaagaccttggATCTAAAgacttattaaaaattttgagtcagtaacaaatttagtataattttgatcattcacaatattatttctgtttaatgaagagaggattatttcacttaattttgtcaaatttcaaGAAAAACTAAAGTTACGTAAGTCTTTAGAACTGTTAAGCCAAACTTTCCAAACTGCAGCTGGTGAGTTTTCTGTCCTTGCCTTACACTCAAGTTAGAGATTATTTTCcgccactgggggaaaaaaatgcctaAAAGATTGCTTGGTTCCCAAAACATCTGCTTCTTCGAAAAGGCCTTAATACGATTTTCAATCAGATACTATAAATGCTAAATTACCTCAACAGAAGTGCAGTACAagtatgggaaaataaataaataaaacaaacaactatAAATAGCAACTTTTGAAAGATGTGGGTAACTTATTTTGGTTTTTCAACTAACATCACTGTTTAAAAGTTTTACCTTTCAGTGTCAGCActgcttttagaaaatatgtgTGACAGCATGATTGAAGATAGGCAGGTGCACTAAGCTACTAGGTTAGTACTAGATAACATTTATCCAGATTTATCCACTAACTTGTGAaggatatcatttttttttaaacagagagaggggagagagagaattttaatatttattttttagttatcagcggacacaacatctttgtttgtacgtggtgctaaggatccaacccgggccgcacacatgccaggtgagcgcactaccacttgagccacatccccagccccatggacaTCATTTTCGTACACAATTAAACATGGAACCAGGCAtgatggagcacacctgtaatcccagcggcgcaggaggctgaggcaggagga
This portion of the Urocitellus parryii isolate mUroPar1 chromosome 14, mUroPar1.hap1, whole genome shotgun sequence genome encodes:
- the LOC144250113 gene encoding heat shock factor protein 2-like isoform X1, whose amino-acid sequence is MAHEGSWGPAAPLGARRGGGGAARNGRPGRVRNRPRAAWADDGPRAREPRYCPLILHPARNGQSFLVLDEQRFAKEILPKYFKHNNMASFVRQLNMYGFRKVVHTDSGIVKQERDGPVEFQHPYFKQGQDDLLENIKRKVSSSEENKIRQEDLTKIISSAQKVQVKQETIESGLSELKSENESLWKEVSELRAKHAQQQQVIRKVLDSFEWSFVHGER
- the LOC144250113 gene encoding heat shock factor protein 2-like isoform X2 encodes the protein MAHEGSWGPAAPLGARRGGGGAARNGRPGRVRNRPRAAWADDGPRAREPRYCPLILHPARNGQSFLVLDEQRFAKEILPKYFKHNNMASFVRQLNMYGFRKVVHTDSGIVKQERDGPVEFQHPYFKQGQDDLLENIKRKVSSSEENKIRQEDLTKIISSAQKVQVKQETIESGLSELKSENESLWKEVSELRAKHAQQQQVIRKQNNRSHKREASMT